Proteins co-encoded in one Malus sylvestris chromosome 7, drMalSylv7.2, whole genome shotgun sequence genomic window:
- the LOC126629975 gene encoding low affinity inorganic phosphate transporter 4-like, protein MALAVLHALDSARTQWYHVTAIVIAGMGFFTDAYDLFCISTVSKLLGRLYYYKPGTGKPGKLPQDVNNFVIGVALVGTLSGQLVFGWLGDKLGRKKVYGITLIMMVICAICSGLSFGSSAGSVMTTLCFFRFWLGFGIGGDYPLSATIMSEYANKMTRGMFIAAVFAMQGVGIIFAGLVSMTLSKIFLDLYPAPAFNAIPVDYSNVMSTQPQADYLWRIVLMLGAFPALATFYWRMKMPETGRYTALIEGNAKQAAADMGRVLDIEIQDEQDKLAQFKAANDYSLFSGEFLRRHGKHLIGTTTTWFLLDIAFYSQNLTQKDIFPVMGLTQKDVEVNALREMFETSRAMLVVAFFGTFPGYWFTVFFIEKLGRFKIQLVGFFMMSLFMGIIGYKYDDLKNNKYMFATLYGLTFFFANFGPNSTTFVLPAELFPTRIRSTCHALSAAAGKAGAMVGAFGVQNYTLDGKVKEIQKAMIFLAITNMLGFFFTFLVTETKGRSLEEISGEDGSSDRDAGTQMTGTNTSATTKTTY, encoded by the exons ATGGCTTTAGCCGTGCTGCATGCACTGGACTCAGCCAGAACACAATGGTACCACGTAACGGCTATTGTCATAGCCGGAATGGGTTTCTTCACCGACGCTTACGAcctcttttgcatctccaccgtcTCCAAACTCCTTGGCCGCCTTTACTACTACAAGCCTGGCACCGGAAAGCCGGGGAAGCTCCCACAGGACGTCAACAACTTCGTGATAGGTGTTGCCTTAGTCGGAACCCTATCGGGTCAGCTCGTATTCGGGTGGCTCGGTGACAAACTAGGCCGAAAGAAGGTCTACGGGATAACCCTAATCATGATGGTTATTTGTGCCATTTGCTCCGGCCTATCATTTGGCTCCTCAGCGGGCTCTGTTATGACAACCTTGTGCTTCTTCAGGTTTTGGTTAGGGTTTGGTATCGGCGGCGATTACCCTCTCTCCGCCACGATCATGTCTGAATACGCCAACAAAATGACTCGTGGGATGTTTATAGCAGCGGTGTTTGCGATGCAGGGTGTCGGAATCATTTTTGCAGGGTTGGTGTCTATGACATTGTCGAAAATCTTCCTCGACCTGTATCCTGCACCGGCATTCAACGCCATCCCTGTGGATTATTCGAATGTAATGTCCACGCAGCCACAGGCGGACTATCTGTGGCGGATTGTGCTTATGCTTGGAGCTTTTCCCGCACTTGCCACTTTCTACTGGAGGATGAAAATGCCTGAAACAGGTCGGTACACCGCCTTGATTGAAGGCAACGCCAAGCAAGCAGCTGCTGACATGGGTAGGGTCTTGGATATCGAAATCCAAGATGAACAAGATAAGTTGGCCCAGTTCAAGGCTGCCAATGATTACTCATTATTCTCCGGAGAGTTCCTTAGGCGTCACGGAAAACACCTAATTG GTACAACAACTACTTGGTTCTTGTTGGATATCGCCTTTTATAGCCAAAACTTAACACAAAAGGACATTTTCCCAGTGATGGGTCTCACTCAAAAGGACGTCGAGGTTAACGCGCTTCGAGAAATGTTCGAGACCTCTCGAGCAATGCTTGTAGTTGCGTTTTTCGGCACCTTCCCTGGTTACTGGTTCACCGTCTTCTTCATCGAGAAACTTGGCAGGTTCAAGATCCAACTTGTGGGATTCTTCATGATGTCTTTGTTCATGGGCATCATAGGCTACAAATATGACGACCTCAAGAACAACAAGTACATGTTTGCAACCTTATACGGCCTCACTTTTTTCTTTGCCAACTTTGGCCCCAACAGCACCACGTTTGTGCTTCCGGCTGAGCTGTTTCCGACTAGGATTAGATCCACGTGTCACGCATTGAGTGCGGCGGCGGGGAAGGCCGGGGCCATGGTGGGTGCATTTGGggtgcaaaactatactttagaTGGTAAAGTGAAGGAAATTCAGAAGGCTATGATATTCTTGGCTATCACAAACATGCTTGGgtttttcttcacattcttggttACTGAGACCAAAGGCCGGTCCTTGGAGGAGATCTCCGGAGAGGATGGTAGCAGTGATCGCGACGCTGGAACACAGATGACTGGTACCAATACATCAGCGACAACAAAGACGACGTACTAG
- the LOC126630431 gene encoding plastid division protein PDV1-like isoform X2: protein MKWDMEVEEIEAVLEKIWDLHDKLSDAIHSISRAHFLNSVKSLRSSGEKKPQQQPNDAAADENRAGYVYLKDFRVEHDDDSAIREAKSLNAIRTALENLEDQLEFFHVQQRAERDAAIARLEQSRIVLAMRLSEHHGKKYQVIEEALAFVGDVCDASRLVSPESLYGPPISPSGEKLVASEGKKSNILIKFLISSINFAKRTLKLENTGGILGNAALVAFSMIALVHLNQVGIKEHPQKLEDKNHINRNARKTSPSIGRYSNLDVLLARG, encoded by the exons ATGAAATGGGACATGGAAGTCGAAGAAATCGAGGCAGTCCTCGAGAAGATTTGGGACCTCCACGATAAGCTCAGCGACGCCATCCACTCCATTTCCCGAGCTCACTTCCTCAACTCCGTCAAGTCCCTCAGAAGTTCCGGTGAGAAGAAGCCACAGCAGCAACCCAACGACGCCGCCGCCGATGAGAACCGGGCGGGCTACGTGTACTTGAAGGACTTCCGGGTCGAACACGACGATGACTCGGCGATTCGGGAGGCCAAGAGCCTCAATGCGATTCGCACCGCGCTCGAGAACCTCGAGGACCAGCTCGAGTTTTTCCAT GTGCAGCAGCGGGCTGAGAGAGATGCTGCGATTGCACGCTTGGAGCAGAGCCGTATTGTTCTAGCAATGAGATTGTCTGAGCACCATGGTAAGAAGTACCAAGTTATTGAGGAAGCTCTTGCCTTTGTTGGAGATGTCTGTGATGCAAGCCGTTTAGTTTCTCCTGAAAGTCTTTACGGTCCTCCGATCAGTCCTTCTGGTGAGAAGTTGGTGGCCTCTGAAGGGAAGAAGTCTAACATTTTGATCAAATTTCTCATTTCAAGTATCAATTTTGCTAAAAGAACGCTTAAATTGGAAAATACGGGTGGAATACTTGGAAATGCTGCATTGGTGGCCTTTAGCATGATTGCATTGGTGCATCTGAATCAAGTAGGTATTAAGGAGCATCCACAGAAGCTGGAAGATAAAAACCACATCAACAGAAATGCTAGAAAAACTTCACCGTCTATTGGTCGTTACAGCAACTTGGATGTTCTATTAGCCAGGGGCTAG
- the LOC126630431 gene encoding plastid division protein PDV1-like isoform X1, translating to MKWDMEVEEIEAVLEKIWDLHDKLSDAIHSISRAHFLNSVKSLRSSGEKKPQQQPNDAAADENRAGYVYLKDFRVEHDDDSAIREAKSLNAIRTALENLEDQLEFFHTVQVQQRAERDAAIARLEQSRIVLAMRLSEHHGKKYQVIEEALAFVGDVCDASRLVSPESLYGPPISPSGEKLVASEGKKSNILIKFLISSINFAKRTLKLENTGGILGNAALVAFSMIALVHLNQVGIKEHPQKLEDKNHINRNARKTSPSIGRYSNLDVLLARG from the exons ATGAAATGGGACATGGAAGTCGAAGAAATCGAGGCAGTCCTCGAGAAGATTTGGGACCTCCACGATAAGCTCAGCGACGCCATCCACTCCATTTCCCGAGCTCACTTCCTCAACTCCGTCAAGTCCCTCAGAAGTTCCGGTGAGAAGAAGCCACAGCAGCAACCCAACGACGCCGCCGCCGATGAGAACCGGGCGGGCTACGTGTACTTGAAGGACTTCCGGGTCGAACACGACGATGACTCGGCGATTCGGGAGGCCAAGAGCCTCAATGCGATTCGCACCGCGCTCGAGAACCTCGAGGACCAGCTCGAGTTTTTCCAT ACTGTGCAGGTGCAGCAGCGGGCTGAGAGAGATGCTGCGATTGCACGCTTGGAGCAGAGCCGTATTGTTCTAGCAATGAGATTGTCTGAGCACCATGGTAAGAAGTACCAAGTTATTGAGGAAGCTCTTGCCTTTGTTGGAGATGTCTGTGATGCAAGCCGTTTAGTTTCTCCTGAAAGTCTTTACGGTCCTCCGATCAGTCCTTCTGGTGAGAAGTTGGTGGCCTCTGAAGGGAAGAAGTCTAACATTTTGATCAAATTTCTCATTTCAAGTATCAATTTTGCTAAAAGAACGCTTAAATTGGAAAATACGGGTGGAATACTTGGAAATGCTGCATTGGTGGCCTTTAGCATGATTGCATTGGTGCATCTGAATCAAGTAGGTATTAAGGAGCATCCACAGAAGCTGGAAGATAAAAACCACATCAACAGAAATGCTAGAAAAACTTCACCGTCTATTGGTCGTTACAGCAACTTGGATGTTCTATTAGCCAGGGGCTAG